The proteins below come from a single Streptomyces spongiicola genomic window:
- a CDS encoding SPFH domain-containing protein, whose protein sequence is MPGPRVGEFAAHSIGGGLALLLGLAGLAAGVLLMTAGASAAGAAKALLILCGVLVVVTAAVAMFGLNMIAPGEARVVQLFGRYRGTVRTDGLRWVNPLTTRAKISTRIRNHETAVLKVNDAYGNPIELAAVVVWKVEDTAQAMFEVDDFREFVSTQTEAAVRHIAIEYPYDAHDEDGLSLRGNAEEITEKLALELRARVEAAGVHIVESRFTHLAYAPEIASAMLQRQQAGAVVAARRQIVDGAVGMVEAALARITEDGLVELDDERKAAMISNLMVVLCGDRAAQPVLNTGTLYQ, encoded by the coding sequence ATGCCCGGGCCGAGAGTCGGGGAGTTCGCCGCACACAGCATCGGCGGCGGCCTGGCCCTGCTGCTCGGCCTGGCCGGACTCGCGGCCGGTGTGCTGCTGATGACGGCGGGCGCCTCGGCGGCGGGGGCAGCGAAGGCCCTGCTCATCCTCTGCGGAGTGCTGGTGGTGGTCACCGCCGCCGTCGCGATGTTCGGGCTCAACATGATCGCCCCGGGCGAGGCCCGGGTGGTGCAGCTCTTCGGCCGCTACCGGGGCACCGTCCGCACGGACGGGCTGCGCTGGGTCAACCCGCTGACCACCCGGGCGAAGATCTCCACCCGGATCCGCAACCACGAGACGGCGGTGCTCAAGGTCAACGACGCCTACGGCAACCCGATCGAACTCGCCGCGGTGGTCGTGTGGAAGGTCGAGGACACCGCGCAGGCGATGTTCGAGGTGGACGACTTCCGGGAGTTCGTCTCCACCCAGACCGAGGCGGCGGTGCGGCACATCGCGATCGAGTACCCGTACGACGCCCATGACGAGGACGGGCTGTCGCTGCGCGGCAACGCCGAGGAGATCACCGAGAAGCTGGCCCTGGAACTGCGCGCCCGGGTGGAGGCCGCGGGCGTCCACATCGTCGAGTCGCGCTTCACCCACCTCGCGTACGCTCCCGAGATCGCCTCGGCGATGCTCCAGCGGCAGCAGGCCGGGGCCGTCGTCGCGGCCCGCCGGCAGATCGTGGACGGCGCGGTCGGCATGGTGGAGGCCGCACTGGCACGGATCACCGAGGACGGCCTGGTGGAACTGGACGACGAGCGCAAGGCGGCGATGATCTCGAACCTGATGGTGGTGCTCTGCGGGGACCGCGCGGCGCAGCCCGTCCTGAACACCGGCACGCTCTACCAGTGA
- a CDS encoding LysR substrate-binding domain-containing protein, translated as MSQLRAFAAVAEHLHFRDAAAAIGMSQPALSGAVSALEEALGVQLLERTTRKVLLSPAGERLAVRAKAVLDAVGELLEEAEAVRAPFTGVLRLGVIPTVAPYLLPSVLRLVRERYPELDLQVHEEQTSSLLEGLSAGRLDLLLLAVPLGVPGVTELPLFDEDFVLVTYGDHWLGGREGIPRDALRDLPLLLLDEGHCLRDQALDICREAGRSDGAPVTTTAAGLSTLVQLVAGGLGVTLLPHTAVQVEAGRNPALATGYFADPAPARRVALAMRAGAARQGEFEQFAGALREVLKDLPVRVLHDGGGPPPGVLPGATGATVATVAPGASAG; from the coding sequence TTGTCTCAACTTCGTGCCTTCGCCGCCGTCGCCGAGCATCTGCACTTCCGGGACGCGGCCGCCGCGATCGGGATGAGCCAGCCCGCGCTGTCCGGAGCCGTGTCGGCGCTGGAGGAGGCGCTCGGTGTCCAGCTGCTGGAGCGTACGACGCGGAAGGTCCTGCTGTCGCCCGCGGGCGAGCGGCTCGCGGTCCGCGCCAAGGCGGTCCTCGACGCCGTCGGCGAACTGCTGGAGGAGGCCGAGGCGGTGCGCGCGCCCTTCACCGGAGTGCTGCGGCTCGGAGTGATCCCGACCGTCGCTCCCTATCTGCTGCCGAGCGTGCTGAGGCTCGTCCGCGAGCGGTACCCGGAACTCGATCTCCAGGTCCACGAGGAGCAGACGTCGTCGCTGCTGGAGGGGCTCTCGGCGGGCAGGCTCGATCTGCTGCTCCTCGCCGTACCGCTCGGGGTGCCCGGGGTGACGGAACTTCCGCTGTTCGACGAGGACTTCGTGCTGGTGACGTACGGCGACCACTGGCTCGGCGGCCGCGAGGGCATTCCGCGCGACGCGCTCAGGGACCTTCCGCTACTGCTGCTCGACGAGGGCCACTGCCTGCGCGACCAGGCCCTCGACATCTGCCGGGAGGCGGGCCGCTCGGACGGGGCGCCGGTCACCACCACCGCCGCCGGACTGTCCACCCTGGTCCAGCTGGTGGCGGGCGGACTGGGCGTCACCCTGCTGCCGCACACCGCCGTCCAGGTCGAGGCAGGCCGGAATCCGGCCCTGGCCACCGGCTACTTCGCGGACCCGGCCCCGGCCCGCCGGGTCGCCCTGGCGATGCGCGCGGGGGCCGCCCGCCAGGGGGAGTTCGAGCAGTTCGCGGGCGCGCTCCGGGAGGTGCTCAAGGACCTCCCGGTACGCGTGCTCCACGACGGCGGGGGTCCTCCGCCGGGAGTCCTGCCGGGCGCAACGGGCGCAACGGTCGCAACGGTCGCGCCCGGCGCGTCTGCGGGCTGA